In Leuconostocaceae bacterium ESL0723, the following proteins share a genomic window:
- the rplI gene encoding 50S ribosomal protein L9: MKVVFLEDVKGRGKKGEVKDVPDGYANNFLIKNHKAEAATGKNLGAVKGRKRAEEKQAAEELKQAKDLRDFFEDEKTVVELKGKSGADGRLFGAISTKQIVSALADQYKVKLDKRKMELNQPIHSLGYVDVPVKLHHQVTANLRVHVSEG; the protein is encoded by the coding sequence ATGAAAGTTGTATTTTTAGAAGACGTTAAAGGTCGTGGTAAGAAGGGGGAAGTCAAGGACGTCCCCGATGGCTATGCCAATAACTTCTTGATTAAAAACCACAAGGCCGAAGCGGCCACTGGTAAAAACTTGGGTGCCGTAAAGGGCCGTAAGCGGGCCGAAGAAAAGCAGGCCGCTGAGGAACTTAAGCAGGCCAAAGACCTCCGGGACTTCTTTGAAGATGAGAAGACGGTGGTCGAACTCAAGGGTAAGTCTGGGGCTGATGGCCGGCTGTTTGGTGCCATTTCAACCAAGCAAATTGTCAGCGCCCTGGCGGATCAGTACAAGGTTAAGTTAGACAAGCGCAAGATGGAGCTCAATCAGCCCATCCACTCCTTGGGCTATGTAGACGTGCCCGTTAAGCTGCACCACCAGGTGACGGCCAATTTGCGGGTACATGTAAGTGAGGGTTAA
- a CDS encoding DHH family phosphoesterase, translating into MKRLWDSIHLPNFIKRSQFGAVHLFLFIISIVSVIFALALNLLLGIIWLGIVAIVLSLTVQNIKSTTQSMEAYLSDLTYRIGRTEQEALIDMPLGIILLDDQQHVDWVNPYLQSYLGKEEVIGMPLAELDGQFEAEMKNEAEGEPLQTINWLGRTFSILIQENLHVIYLLDVTASADIKRDFDDHRLVGGLISVDNYEEVTDGLSESETSKLRTYVTSELSDWALDNGFYLRRLSPVSYIAFGYQTSLKSAEDGKFGVVKKIREATAQQNSPLTLSMGISYGEEDINELIHLAQTNLDLALGRGGDQVVVKAENAPARFYGGTTNPMEKRTRVRARVISQTIAELMDQSDRIMVVGHSTPDLDAVGAALGIWRFAQTRNKPAFVIVDEDHVYSDIKLLLTELRRNESEDPTPGRTIKESLIDESQALKLADDRTLLVLVDHAKASLSGAPKLLEELSHRIVVIDHHRLAEQGLEEKPLLSYIEPYASSTSELITELLQYQNQSDAPITKIEATAMLGGIQVDTKNFTLRTGSRTFDAASYLRANGADSNLIQSFMKEKFSDFKARTHLINMAEIEHHSAIVTGENDEVYSGLITAQAADELLQISGVDASFVITKRQDGRVGISARSTGTRNVQTVMEALGGGGHLSNAATQMTDVTTDEAREQLVQAIAEQAENEE; encoded by the coding sequence ATGAAACGACTTTGGGATTCCATTCATTTACCCAATTTTATCAAGCGGTCGCAGTTTGGTGCGGTCCACCTATTCTTATTTATCATTAGCATCGTCAGTGTCATCTTCGCCCTAGCCCTTAATCTCTTACTGGGGATTATTTGGCTGGGCATCGTGGCCATTGTTTTAAGTTTGACGGTTCAAAACATTAAGTCCACCACTCAGAGCATGGAAGCCTATTTGAGCGATCTGACCTATCGAATTGGTCGGACCGAGCAGGAAGCCTTAATTGACATGCCCCTGGGGATTATCCTCTTAGATGACCAGCAGCACGTTGACTGGGTCAACCCCTACCTGCAGTCTTACCTCGGTAAGGAGGAAGTCATTGGGATGCCCTTGGCTGAGTTGGATGGTCAGTTTGAGGCCGAGATGAAAAATGAGGCCGAAGGGGAGCCCCTGCAGACCATTAACTGGCTGGGCCGGACCTTTTCGATTCTTATCCAGGAAAACCTCCACGTGATTTACCTGCTGGATGTTACGGCATCTGCTGATATCAAGCGTGACTTTGATGACCACCGCTTAGTAGGTGGTTTAATCTCAGTTGATAACTACGAAGAAGTGACCGATGGCCTGAGTGAATCTGAGACCTCTAAGCTACGGACCTATGTCACTAGCGAGCTGTCTGATTGGGCCCTGGATAACGGCTTCTACCTGCGGCGCTTAAGCCCGGTTTCTTATATTGCCTTTGGTTACCAGACCAGTCTGAAGTCGGCTGAAGATGGTAAGTTCGGTGTGGTTAAAAAGATTCGGGAAGCCACTGCCCAGCAGAATTCACCGCTGACCCTGTCGATGGGTATCAGTTATGGTGAAGAGGACATTAACGAGCTAATTCACCTGGCCCAGACCAACCTAGACCTGGCCTTAGGTCGTGGTGGTGACCAGGTGGTGGTTAAGGCGGAGAATGCGCCAGCCCGTTTCTACGGTGGTACTACTAACCCAATGGAAAAGCGGACCCGGGTCCGGGCCCGCGTGATTTCGCAGACGATTGCCGAGCTGATGGACCAGTCCGACCGGATTATGGTGGTTGGCCACAGCACGCCTGACCTGGATGCGGTTGGCGCTGCCCTTGGGATTTGGCGTTTTGCCCAAACCCGTAATAAGCCGGCCTTTGTCATTGTCGACGAGGACCACGTTTACAGCGATATCAAATTGCTGCTGACGGAGCTACGGCGGAATGAGTCCGAGGACCCAACCCCCGGACGCACGATTAAGGAGTCCTTAATTGATGAGTCCCAGGCCCTGAAGTTGGCTGATGATCGGACCTTGCTGGTCCTAGTTGATCATGCCAAGGCCAGCCTGTCCGGTGCTCCTAAGCTCTTAGAAGAACTCAGCCACCGGATTGTGGTCATTGACCACCACCGTTTGGCCGAGCAGGGTCTGGAAGAAAAGCCACTCCTTTCTTACATTGAGCCCTATGCTTCTTCAACATCTGAGTTGATTACTGAGTTACTGCAGTACCAAAACCAGAGCGATGCCCCAATCACCAAGATTGAAGCGACGGCCATGTTGGGTGGTATCCAAGTCGATACGAAGAATTTCACTCTGCGGACTGGTTCGCGGACCTTTGATGCGGCTAGTTACCTGCGGGCCAACGGGGCTGATAGTAACCTGATTCAGTCCTTCATGAAGGAGAAGTTCAGTGACTTTAAGGCCCGGACGCACTTAATTAATATGGCTGAGATTGAGCACCATTCTGCCATTGTTACCGGTGAAAATGATGAGGTTTATTCCGGTTTGATTACTGCCCAGGCAGCCGATGAGCTCTTGCAAATTAGTGGCGTGGATGCATCCTTTGTCATTACCAAGCGCCAGGATGGTCGGGTTGGTATTTCAGCCCGTTCAACGGGTACCCGTAACGTCCAGACCGTGATGGAAGCCCTTGGTGGCGGTGGTCACCTATCGAACGCGGCCACCCAGATGACTGATGTTACCACCGATGAAGCCCGGGAGCAGTTGGTCCAGGCCATTGCTGAACAGGCGGAAAACGAAGAATAA